A portion of the Megalobrama amblycephala isolate DHTTF-2021 linkage group LG23, ASM1881202v1, whole genome shotgun sequence genome contains these proteins:
- the npas4a gene encoding neuronal PAS domain-containing protein 4A yields the protein MYRSTKGASKARRDQINAEIRNLKDLLPISDADKSRLSYLHIMSLACMYTRKSVFFSQDTAATGSAEETTGFLSFHELNELVQDMPGFLMLLTGEGKLLYLSDSVSEHLGHSMVDLVAQGDSVYDIIDTADHFIMRSNLVPPTSPDTDRLFRCRFNTSKSVRRQSAGNKLVLIRSHCLSPTPDESSPGSYWTSNPVWVCFCAPLEPHTSQGGTAPDREQSSASTLESSFFLPCFRSQHSRDMRLQEAQDSVNVYLGLNVETLRSQSWYSFLHPQDLSHASAQHCSLLREGGEGRAEMVVRVETADHSWIWLYMVLQLETGENPIVSNNYIISETEAWSVRQQLSSEQTQLSLVLGSSTSQQESLSLQSPETLSSPDQVFTPGSSGLSGQSFDFSTAACSAGSTEEQGGSSSIEPTQLESGPRSSLSSMEEESFFQHEPSEPVASPSSASSPIPVTVATVSDLDFLTQNILLPPAFQIDPPLPALPLPLPPVPTSQAQQTKEFVCTPPYTPQLGGSNFPFGEPHFSFDPTGATSPPPLASTATVTTTTAPSLSPSAPSNPQGSPPPPTTTLSTLLPLTITSPTTEILFPVEPCSGSLYEKLPPTPDSPGDGDCTVMTLPEVRGPLYVDVPHGPYPPEGLLTPEASPGKQPSLPFFSSLREREKERTEISLLAQHISTLAEGFYLDPFLAKLVPSTISERSQSPSLNSAGLDSVPLLGEFYTLKSWKGLDLPIFSDDESLFEESILETLLQDLTSSPPLSPTHSSSSHSSPPSSPSTPECWCTPLHFDGVSAVSAGHFCSVQSAHCNNEAGRGAMMSPVNAGNMADGKAAGEVAMETEVAPSPLFMGIPTSPPLQLTASPASVPVSSPVSPASPGLPCAQSLLEELAALEPMFGAGASIAPGLGQQPELYQLQCHAPQQCFRKDGSGSDPPF from the exons ATGTATCGGTCCACTAAAGGAGCTTCGAAAGCTCGAAGGGACCAAATAAACGCGGAGATTAGGAACCTGAAGGACTTGTTGCCCATCTCCGATGCGGACAAGTCTCGGCTCTCCTATCTTCACATCATGTCGCTGGCTTGCATGTACACGAGAAAGTCCGTCTTCTTCAGCCAAg ATACAGCTGCAACTGGCAGTGCTGAGGAAACCACGGGATTTCTCTCATTTCATGAACTGAATGAGTTGGTACAAGACATGCCAGGCTTTCTCATGCTATTGACTGGAGAAGGAAAGTTACTGTACCTGTCAGACAGCGTCTCAGAGCACCTCGGACACTCAATG GTAGATTTGGTCGCTCAAGGGGACAGTGTGTACGACATAATAGACACTGCAGACCACTTTATTATGAGGAGTAACTTGGTGCCTCCAACTTCACCTGACAcag ATCGTCTGTTCCGCTGCAGATTCAACACCTCCAAATCAGTGCGTAGGCAGAGCGCAGGCAATAAGCTTGTTTTAATCCGATCCCACTGCCTGTCACCAACTCCCGATGAGTCTTCCCCAGGATCTTATTGGACTTCCAACCCAGTGTGGGTATGTTTCTGTGCTCCTCTGGAGCCTCACACTTCCCAAGGTGGAACTGCCCCGGACAGAGAACAATCTTCAGCTTCGACACTAGAGAGCAGCTTCTTCCTGCCATGTTTCCGTTCTCAGCATAGCCGTGACATGAGACTTCAGGAAGCACAAGACAG TGTGAATGTTTATTTGGGACTAAATGTGGAGACTCTGCGGTCCCAATCTTGGTACAGCTTCCTGCATCCTCAGGATCTTTCACACGCCTCAGCTCAGCACTGCAGCCTAT TGAGAGAGGGAGGAGAGGGCAGGGCTGAGATGGTGGTTCGTGTAGAGACTGCAGATCACTCATGGATCTGGCTTTACATGGTCTTGCAGCTGGAAACTGGGGAAAACCCCATTGTCAGTAACAACTACATCATCAG TGAGACAGAGGCTTGGTCAGTGAGGCAGCAGCTGAGCTCTGAACAGACCCAGCTCTCCTTGGTGCTGGGTTCAAGCACTTCCCAACAAGAAAGCCTAAGCTTACAGAGTCCAGAAACACTCTCAAGCCCTGACCAAGTGTTCACGCCAGGAAGTAGTGGCCTCTCTGGGCAGTCATTTGACTTCAGCACGGCCGCATGCAGTGCAGGATCTACTGAGGAACAAGGTGGCAGCTCCTCAATAGAGCCTACACAACTGGAGAGTGGCCCACGTTCCAGTCTCTCCTCTATGGAAGAGGAGAGCTTCTTCCAGCATGAGCCCAGTGAACCTGTGGCCAGTCCATCTTCTGCATCATCTCCCATTCCAGTCACGGTTGCAACAGTGTCTGACTTGGACTTCCTCACTCAGAATATTCTGCTGCCACCGGCATTCCAGATAGATCCTCCTCTACCTGCCTTGCCCCTTCCTCTTCCACCTGTGCCTACCTCCCAGGCCCAACAGACCAAGGAGTTTGTGTGCACACCCCCATACACACCTCAACTAGGTGGAAGCAATTTTCCCTTTGGGGAACCTCATTTCAGCTTCGATCCTACCGGGGCCACCTCACCACCTCCTCTTGCTTCAACTGCAACAGTAACAACAACGACGGCACCATCTCTATCTCCATCAGCGCCATCAAACCCACAAGGCAGCCCACCACCTCCAACGACAACACTCTCGACTCTTTTGCCACTCACTATAACATCACCAACCACAGAGATCCTCTTCCCTGTGGAGCCTTGCAGTGGGTCGCTTTATGAAAAACTCCCTCCTACTCCTGACAGTCCAGGTGATGGCGACTGCACGGTCATGACTTTACCAGAAGTCCGTGGGCCGCTGTATGTTGACGTCCCACACGGGCCTTACCCACCAGAAGGTCTCCTCACACCTGAAGCCTCACCTGGAAAACAGCCAAGTTTGCCCTTCTTCTCCTCACTgcgtgagagagaaaaagagagaacgGAGATCTCGCTTTTAGCCCAGCACATCAGCACACTAGCAGAGGGCTTCTACTTAGATCCATTCCTGGCCAAGCTGGTTCCTTCCACCATTTCTGAACGCTCTCAGTCGCCATCTCTGAATTCTGCAGGACTTGATTCAGTGCCACTGTTGGGTGAATTCTACACACTCAAGTCCTGGAAAGGCCTGGACCTGCCcatcttctctgatgacgagtcTCTGTTTGAAGAGAGTATATTAGAGACCCTTCTCCAGGACCTCACATCCTCCCCTCCCCTCTCACCGACTCACTCTTCCTCCTCTCACTCTAGCCCACCCTCCTCTCCCTCCACTCCTGAGTGCTGGTGCACCCCCTTGCACTTTGATGGAGTCTCTGCTGTGAGTGCCGGTCACTTCTGTAGCGTCCAATCGGCGCACTGTAACAATGAGGCCGGGCGAGGGGCTATGATGTCGCCAGTCAACGCAGGCAACATGGCAGATGGAAAGGCGGCAGGCGAAGTTGCGATGGAGACAGAGGTAGCACCATCGCCTCTGTTCATGGGCATACCAACATCTCCACCACTGCAGCTGACCGCCTCCCCCGCTTCGGTGCCTGTCTCGTCGCCTGTCAGCCCTGCGTCGCCCGGCCTGCCCTGCGCCCAGTCCCTCCTCGAGGAGCTGGCCGCCCTGGAACCCATGTTTGGGGCAGGTGCCTCGATCGCCCCCGGCCTGGGGCAACAACCTGAGTTGTATCAACTCCAATGTCATGCGCCACAACAGTGCTTCCGCAAAG ATGGGAGTGGAAGTGATCCTCCGTTCTAA